The following proteins come from a genomic window of Peptococcaceae bacterium:
- a CDS encoding electron transfer flavoprotein subunit beta/FixA family protein yields the protein MSYKIAVCVKHVPHPDYFSRVKLDPKTGTIIRTGIPSVVNPLDRHALEVALSFKDKYGGSVTAVSMGPPPAREALEVALAMGADEAVLLTDRKFAGADSLLTAEILAKGLKEIASFDLVVCGDFAVDGSTGQVPAQLAEYLGYPHLAHVQEIALENGKLKAKTTRETGYAVYQAQLPVVIAVNKHAGVPRNMTVPGIMKAVKYDLKMITADKIRLLAPNALEGSPTRVQGMTEVKGGRKALILTGEPADSVKKAIEHLKKVGAL from the coding sequence ATGTCATATAAAATTGCGGTATGTGTAAAACATGTACCACACCCTGATTACTTTTCCAGGGTCAAGCTTGACCCCAAGACGGGAACGATCATCAGGACCGGCATCCCTTCGGTTGTCAACCCGCTGGACCGCCATGCCCTGGAAGTGGCCCTTTCCTTCAAGGATAAATACGGAGGGAGCGTAACGGCGGTAAGCATGGGCCCGCCGCCGGCCAGGGAAGCCCTGGAAGTGGCCCTGGCCATGGGGGCCGATGAGGCAGTTTTGCTTACCGACAGGAAGTTTGCCGGCGCCGACAGCCTTCTGACCGCCGAGATACTGGCCAAGGGCTTAAAAGAAATAGCCAGCTTTGACCTGGTCGTCTGCGGGGACTTCGCGGTGGACGGCTCCACCGGCCAAGTCCCGGCCCAGCTTGCCGAGTACCTGGGATACCCGCACCTGGCCCATGTCCAGGAAATAGCCTTGGAAAACGGTAAATTGAAGGCCAAAACGACCAGAGAAACCGGCTATGCCGTCTACCAGGCGCAGCTGCCGGTGGTGATCGCGGTAAACAAACACGCGGGCGTTCCCAGGAACATGACTGTGCCGGGAATTATGAAGGCCGTAAAGTACGACCTGAAAATGATCACCGCGGATAAAATACGCCTTTTGGCGCCTAACGCCCTGGAGGGTTCCCCGACAAGGGTGCAGGGGATGACCGAAGTCAAAGGAGGCCGTAAAGCCCTGATCCTTACGGGCGAACCGGCGGACTCGGTCAAAAAGGCCATCGAGCACCTGAAAAAAGTCGGAGCACTTTGA
- a CDS encoding electron transfer flavoprotein subunit alpha/FixB family protein, which produces MSSGAVCVFAEHFQGNVKKYSLEKINKAKQIAAGLGAETAVLVCGNRLDKVARDLAGTGVTKVYAFDHPSLEMYQPLLYADLLAGWAREEKPEIMWFSSSSIGADLASRVAAKLETGLTAHCVDLDLEEIDGKKIVVHSLPGWGGNFMVKIICPEKRPQMATVRSGICEAAEISSESLAQVIKVPVTVKEELLKIRAVEEVHDEAASDGLETAEVVVAGGWGMRSAGSLDLLKQLAKTLKAEIGGTRPLVDCGWVEESRMIGVSGKTVSPRLFISVGASGQPHYTTGFDKAGAIVCINNDPAAPLFEMCDVGIVGDARRVLPELIAQLEAAL; this is translated from the coding sequence ATGAGCAGCGGAGCAGTTTGCGTTTTTGCGGAACATTTCCAGGGAAACGTAAAGAAGTATTCGCTGGAGAAGATAAACAAGGCCAAACAAATAGCGGCCGGGCTTGGAGCAGAAACAGCCGTCCTGGTGTGCGGGAACCGGCTGGACAAAGTCGCGCGGGACCTGGCGGGTACTGGAGTGACAAAGGTCTACGCTTTTGACCACCCCAGCCTGGAAATGTACCAGCCGCTCCTCTATGCCGACCTGCTTGCCGGCTGGGCCAGGGAGGAAAAGCCGGAGATCATGTGGTTCAGCAGCAGCAGCATCGGGGCCGACCTGGCTTCACGGGTGGCGGCCAAGCTGGAGACAGGGCTTACGGCGCACTGCGTTGACCTGGACTTGGAAGAAATCGACGGGAAGAAGATCGTTGTTCATTCCCTGCCCGGCTGGGGCGGCAACTTCATGGTCAAAATCATTTGCCCCGAAAAAAGGCCGCAGATGGCCACGGTCCGTTCCGGCATCTGCGAGGCGGCGGAGATTTCCAGCGAGTCTTTGGCCCAGGTGATAAAAGTCCCCGTGACCGTAAAAGAAGAACTCTTAAAAATACGGGCCGTGGAGGAGGTTCACGATGAAGCCGCTTCCGACGGCCTGGAAACGGCGGAAGTGGTGGTAGCCGGAGGCTGGGGCATGAGAAGCGCCGGGTCACTGGACCTTCTCAAGCAGCTGGCCAAAACGCTCAAGGCCGAGATCGGCGGAACCCGCCCGCTTGTCGACTGCGGCTGGGTTGAGGAATCAAGGATGATCGGGGTCAGCGGGAAAACAGTCTCGCCCAGGCTGTTCATCAGCGTGGGAGCCTCGGGGCAGCCGCACTACACCACGGGCTTTGACAAGGCGGGAGCCATCGTGTGCATCAATAATGACCCGGCCGCCCCGCTGTTTGAAATGTGCGATGTGGGGATCGTCGGCGATGCCCGCAGGGTGCTGCCCGAGCTCATTGCCCAGCTCGAGGCCGCTTTGTAA